Sequence from the Terriglobia bacterium genome:
GTGACCCTGACCCAGCATAACGAGCTCCGCGGGTGCATCGGTTACACCGCTGCTCTGAAACCGCTCTTCGAGACGGTCATGGATTGTGCCATTTCCGCAGCCACCCGTGATCCGCGGTTCGTCCCGTTGAAGGCGGAGGACCTTGCGCGCACCCACATTGAGATTTCAGTGCTTTCACCCATGTTTGAGGTCAAGGACGTGAATGAAATTGAGGCGGGAAAGCACGGTCTTATGATTTCACGAGGCAACCGGCGGGGCCTGCTCCTCCCGCAGGTCGCTACTGAATACAACCTCAACCGGGAGAAATTCCTGGACCAGACTTGCATGAAAGCAGGACTGCCTCCGAAGTCCTGGAAGGAGCCCGGGACACGCATCGAGGCGTTCACCGCGTTCGTATTCGGTGAACCCGGAATAGAATAAGTCTCGGGAATTTCACCCCCCTCCGCAATTGCCCTGAATTCCGAAATCAAGAAACACGAGGTGGGTGTCTTCGATTACCTCGGTAATCCAAAATCCAGGCTTGAGGGGAGGCCACCCTTCCGAGGAAGGTCGCGGGGGTGGGTGGTTGTTTTGATGCAGGCAGAATGAGTCTGTTGCGATCGTTTATTTGAATTCATCGGCCGATTCCTTGTAAGGTTGGGCCATGTACTTCCTCGCCTCCTCCTGAGCGCCTTGGGTATTGTCGTTGGTGTCGATGGCCTTTCGATATTCCTGGACGGCGCGTTCTCTCTGGCCCAGGGCATCATAGACCTTCCCCAGGTTGATGTGGCTGAACACCTCTACCCACTTCGGATCCAAATCCCCATTGAGAGCCTCGCGGAAGGCATTGGCCGCAGAGTTGTAGTTTCGCTGGGCCAAAAATGCCTCACCGATCCGAAAATGTGCCAGGGAATTATGTTTGTCGAGGTCCAAGGCCTTTTTGTACGCATCCACAGCCTCGACGTACTCGCCCTGATCGTAGAGCTCCTTGCCCCGTTGAATCGCGGTCAGGATACGGGTCTTCGCATCGTAGCGGAGGAGGCGGTGATGAGGGTCGAGGTCCACTCGCACCGGTTGGCCGAAGGTTTCGATTTCGAAGTCCGAGCTGGTGCCGGACAATTCCACGGTCTTTGACTCGGGTTTCCCTTGCGTTTCGATGGAGACTTCCACCGGCATTCGCAGCGTGTCCATGTCCTGTTCCACGTGTCCTTGCACCCGGAATCCCTTCTGAGTCCGGAAGACCGTATATTTCAGTCGAAAATCCGGCGCCCCTGTCGAAAGGACCCATTCCGCGAAAAAGTAAGTCAGATCCTGGGCTGTCACCTGTTCAACCACCGATTTGAAATCGGCCGTGGTGACGGGCTGATAGGCAAATTTGGTTGCAAAGGTCTGGAGCGCCGTCGAGAACTTGGTGTCGCCAATAAGATAGCGCAGCATGTGCAGGACAACGGCGCCCTTGTATTGCACCACCGAGCGATATTCGTCCGTCTCCTCGGTCAACCGGCCGGCATTCGAGATGGAAGCTGCACTCTCGTGCACCAGGGCCTTGATGCTGAGATCCTTCATCTCGTCCTCATAAGCGCCTTCGCCCGCATAGTTTTCCATGAACAAGGCCGCGGAATAGCTCGCAAACCCTTCGCTGAGCCAGTAGTCGCTCTTGAAGCGCGGGTTGAGCCGAAGACCCCACCACTGGTGCCCAATTTCATGGGCGAGGAGTCGGTAATTTACCTTCGTGCTCAAGGTCCGGCGGGCCAGCAAAGTCAGTCCCGGTGCCGAGTAGCCTCCCACCGTGGAGTCGTCAATCTCCGCAATGGAATAACTGGCGAACGGATACAGCGAGAAACGGGTGTTGTAAAACTCAATGATCTTGCCGGCCATTTCCCCGTAATCTTTCGCCAGTTTTGCGTTCGACTCGCTGAGGTAAAGGGTGACGGGAATGGATTCGGTTTGGACCGTAGTCTGCACGTATTTCCCTGCGGCCACGGTGAACGGGAACTGTTGCCCGTCTGCCTGCCAATGAAACACATCCTCCCGGGCTCCCTTATCCACTCCCGTCAACTTCCCCTGAGAAACCACGACGATCCCCTTGGGAACTGTCAGGTTCAGCTGAACCGCAGCACGATCAAAGTTGTAGCCGTTCATCGGCACCCAGAAGGAGCGCGCCAATAGATACGAGCCCGCCTCATCGATGTTGGCAAGCTTCACGTCTTCGACCGGGCTGCGGTCGGATTTGTTCAAAGTGCCGTGATACTCAAAAACCAGTGAGCCTTCTTGCGGCTTGCTGAGCGGCGCGTCGAGATCGACTGACAGCTTGGAGGTATCGACATCCTGGTTGAATCGAACCGGTCGATTCTTTTCATCCAGGACATGGGCCGGCGAGAGATTGGCGTTAAAATCAAACTCCAGATGTGAGATATCGCTCTCGAGGGCGGCAAACTGTATTTTGACCTTCGCCTCGAGTTGGTGTGTGCCGGGGTTGAGCGAGGCATCGATGACGTAACTCTTGATGTCGATTCGCCCCCGCGGATCGGCCACCTCCTTGGCGTTCATCAGGGCGGCCCCCTGGAAACAGAGGGAGAGACAGACTGCTGCCATCGCGCGCTCATGCCACAATCGATTCAAAAACATGGACCCTTCCTTCATTCCGGAGGACCCGACACTACCACGGCCGGCTCCAGAGTCACCTGCTTGGATTCAACTTTACCCGTTTGAGTTTCCAGATGGGACAAAACAATTTGAGCCGCCTTCTCCATGGGTGAATGCCCCGTCGAAAGAATTGCCCTCAGGGCGGCTACCCCCTCAATCATGGTCTGGCGTGCGGCACGGTCATCGAGCAGCTTCAGAACTTCCCTTTCCAGGACCCGGGATGAAAAATCTGACTGGTAAAGCTCGGGGACCACCCCTCGCCTCAAAATCAAATTTACAAGACAGTAGTAATCGACGTCAATCAGCTTTTGCCCGAGCCACCAGCTCAGGGGGGCCACTTTGTACACGCAGATGAGGGGCACCTCCAGGAGCGCCGCCTCAAGGGTAGCTGTCCCCGAGGAGACCACCGCCATGTTGGAATACTTCATGATCTCGCGGGTGTACCCCTCGATCACTTTCACCGGGGCGACCTGATTCCCCGCGCGCTGCCATTTTTCGATTCCCCGCACAATGAACGATCTCCCCACCGTTGTTGAAGCGGCCAGAAAAAACTGGATTTCGGGCCGGTTCGAGTGAAGGCGCATTACCGTGTCCAGGATGGGAAAAAGATTATGCCGGATCTCGTTTTTGCGGCTCCCCGGCAACAGGGCCACGCGCGGACGGTCGGGATCAATTTCAAACCGTAAGAATAACTCCTCCTGCCCGCATACTACCTCCAGCATTTCGACCAGCGGATGGCCAACGTATTTGGCTGGAATGCCCATGTGGTCGTAGAACCGCTTCTCAAAAGGAAGAATGCAGATCATCTCGTCGATCAATTTTCGCAGGACTTTGAGCCGGCCTCGACGCCAGGCCCAGAATTGCGGGCTGATGAAATAAACGATGTGCACGCCGAGGGATTTCAGACGAGCGGCCAGCCGGATATTGAAATCCGGGAAATCCACCAGTATCACCAGGTCGGGTTTCCTCCGTTCTGCCGCCGCTAGAATTTTCAGAAATCCGTCAAAAAGAAATTCCAAATGGGATAGAACTTCAACAAAGCCGTGGACCGATATCTCTTCTACCGTGACGATTGCCTCCACCCCCGCCTGTCGCATCGCCTGCCCGGCGCAGCCAAAGAAAGACACGGGCTCCTGCGCCTGCCTTTGAATCTGCCGGACCAGTTGGGCGGCATACATTTCGCCCGAGGCTTCCCCGGCCACGATCAAAATCCCGCGTTCCTTCATGAATCCAGCCTGTCTTTCCTGCTCTACTCCGGCGGGGGTCTTCCCCCGACTCCCCTTCAATTGTAGAGGGCCGGTTCGCCTTCCGGACGTGTCTTCCACCGACGATGAACCCACAACCACTGGTCGGGATGCATCCGGATCTTCTCCTCGAGAATCCGATTGAAACGGGCAGTGTTGCTAACCACATCGGCCTGAAAATCTCCCGTATCCTCCAAGGCCACCGGAGGCTCAAACCGGAGACGATGCTTCTTGATTTGGTCGTCCCAGATCAGCAGTCCGGGGACTACGGCAGCCCCGGTGCGCATTGCCAGGGTGGCCAGCCCGGCCGTGGTCGATGCGGGAATCCCGAAGAAATCCGCAAACACCCCCTCCTCACGGGAAGCATTCTGGTCGATCAGTATGCCCACCGCTTCGTTCTGACGCAACGCCCGAAGGACCTCGCGCATGGAATTGCGCTTGTCGATTCCGACGTTGCCCGCCAACTGACGGTAACCCATAATCAGGGCGTCAACCCGCGGATTGTCGAGAGGCCGAACCAGGAACTTGAGAGGATGCCCATAGACCGAGTGCGCGAACGAAGCCAGTTCCCAGGCCCCAAAATGAGCCGTCATGATCAGGATACCCTTCCCTCGCTTCTTCGCCTCGGCAAAATTCTCAAATCCGTCGTAAACAACAATCCGATCAATGCCCTTCAGGGTAAACTTGGGAAACTGGCTGAATTCTGCAAGCAAACG
This genomic interval carries:
- the amrA gene encoding AmmeMemoRadiSam system protein A: MWKLSNEDQAFLLRLARKTISDHLHNQPLSPPEPLPVGPLLEKCGAFVTLTQHNELRGCIGYTAALKPLFETVMDCAISAATRDPRFVPLKAEDLARTHIEISVLSPMFEVKDVNEIEAGKHGLMISRGNRRGLLLPQVATEYNLNREKFLDQTCMKAGLPPKSWKEPGTRIEAFTAFVFGEPGIE
- a CDS encoding tetratricopeptide repeat protein, producing MFLNRLWHERAMAAVCLSLCFQGAALMNAKEVADPRGRIDIKSYVIDASLNPGTHQLEAKVKIQFAALESDISHLEFDFNANLSPAHVLDEKNRPVRFNQDVDTSKLSVDLDAPLSKPQEGSLVFEYHGTLNKSDRSPVEDVKLANIDEAGSYLLARSFWVPMNGYNFDRAAVQLNLTVPKGIVVVSQGKLTGVDKGAREDVFHWQADGQQFPFTVAAGKYVQTTVQTESIPVTLYLSESNAKLAKDYGEMAGKIIEFYNTRFSLYPFASYSIAEIDDSTVGGYSAPGLTLLARRTLSTKVNYRLLAHEIGHQWWGLRLNPRFKSDYWLSEGFASYSAALFMENYAGEGAYEDEMKDLSIKALVHESAASISNAGRLTEETDEYRSVVQYKGAVVLHMLRYLIGDTKFSTALQTFATKFAYQPVTTADFKSVVEQVTAQDLTYFFAEWVLSTGAPDFRLKYTVFRTQKGFRVQGHVEQDMDTLRMPVEVSIETQGKPESKTVELSGTSSDFEIETFGQPVRVDLDPHHRLLRYDAKTRILTAIQRGKELYDQGEYVEAVDAYKKALDLDKHNSLAHFRIGEAFLAQRNYNSAANAFREALNGDLDPKWVEVFSHINLGKVYDALGQRERAVQEYRKAIDTNDNTQGAQEEARKYMAQPYKESADEFK
- the lpxB gene encoding lipid-A-disaccharide synthase, whose translation is MKERGILIVAGEASGEMYAAQLVRQIQRQAQEPVSFFGCAGQAMRQAGVEAIVTVEEISVHGFVEVLSHLEFLFDGFLKILAAAERRKPDLVILVDFPDFNIRLAARLKSLGVHIVYFISPQFWAWRRGRLKVLRKLIDEMICILPFEKRFYDHMGIPAKYVGHPLVEMLEVVCGQEELFLRFEIDPDRPRVALLPGSRKNEIRHNLFPILDTVMRLHSNRPEIQFFLAASTTVGRSFIVRGIEKWQRAGNQVAPVKVIEGYTREIMKYSNMAVVSSGTATLEAALLEVPLICVYKVAPLSWWLGQKLIDVDYYCLVNLILRRGVVPELYQSDFSSRVLEREVLKLLDDRAARQTMIEGVAALRAILSTGHSPMEKAAQIVLSHLETQTGKVESKQVTLEPAVVVSGPPE
- a CDS encoding lysophospholipid acyltransferase family protein; translation: MPRPCAKFVTRMIGRLGYCFAGRLRHIAYYNLSLALPHLSGAEHRRIVKGVFRNLSRLLAEFSQFPKFTLKGIDRIVVYDGFENFAEAKKRGKGILIMTAHFGAWELASFAHSVYGHPLKFLVRPLDNPRVDALIMGYRQLAGNVGIDKRNSMREVLRALRQNEAVGILIDQNASREEGVFADFFGIPASTTAGLATLAMRTGAAVVPGLLIWDDQIKKHRLRFEPPVALEDTGDFQADVVSNTARFNRILEEKIRMHPDQWLWVHRRWKTRPEGEPALYN